One stretch of Streptomyces sp. 135 DNA includes these proteins:
- a CDS encoding roadblock/LC7 domain-containing protein produces MSQAAQNLNWLITNFVDNTPGVSHTVVVSADGLLLAMSEGFPRDRADQLAAVASGLTSLTAGASRIFEGGTVTQTVVEMERGFLFIMSVSDGSSLAVLAHPECDIGLVGYEMALLVDRAGAVLTPDLRAELQGSLLH; encoded by the coding sequence CGGCACAGAATCTGAACTGGTTGATCACCAACTTCGTGGACAACACCCCCGGGGTGTCCCACACGGTCGTGGTCTCCGCCGACGGCCTCCTTCTGGCCATGTCCGAAGGCTTCCCGCGCGATCGGGCCGACCAGCTCGCCGCGGTGGCCTCCGGGCTCACCTCCCTCACGGCCGGGGCCTCCCGGATCTTCGAGGGCGGCACCGTCACGCAGACCGTGGTGGAGATGGAGCGGGGGTTCCTCTTCATCATGTCGGTCTCGGACGGTTCGTCCCTGGCCGTGCTCGCGCACCCCGAGTGCGACATCGGCCTCGTCGGATACGAGATGGCCCTGCTCGTCGACCGGGCGGGCGCCGTACTCACCCCGGACCTCCGCGCCGAGTTGCAGGGCAGCCTGCTCCACTAG